The Ancylobacter sp. WKF20 genome contains a region encoding:
- a CDS encoding TIGR02301 family protein, with product MFARALLILAVLGAAPARAQNEGGTPPYEGELLRLAEILGALHYIRPLCGAAEETRWRDEMAGLLQTEAPSEARRGQLIGAFNLGYESYKQVYRSCTPSAELASQRYLEAGAKLSRDIAARYGSN from the coding sequence ATGTTCGCGCGCGCCCTTCTCATCCTCGCCGTGCTCGGCGCCGCCCCCGCGCGCGCCCAGAACGAGGGCGGCACGCCGCCCTATGAGGGCGAGTTGCTGCGGCTCGCGGAGATTCTCGGCGCGCTGCACTATATCCGCCCGCTCTGCGGCGCGGCGGAGGAGACGCGCTGGCGCGACGAGATGGCGGGGCTGTTGCAGACCGAGGCGCCCTCCGAGGCCCGGCGCGGCCAGCTCATCGGCGCGTTCAATCTCGGCTATGAGAGCTACAAGCAGGTCTACCGGAGCTGCACCCCCTCGGCGGAACTGGCCAGCCAGAGGTATCTGGAAGCCGGCGCCAAGCTCTCGCGCGACATCGCCGCCCGCTACGGCAGCAACTAG
- a CDS encoding pyrimidine 5'-nucleotidase yields MTTSFRTDSPARVDFAHVETWVFDLDNTLYPPGLDLWRQIDMRMRSYIADYLGLSLDDAFALQKGYYRKYGTSLRGLMIEHGMDPDPFLANAHKIDLSSLDPAPELGEALGALPGRKLVYTNGSRGHAEQILNKLAISEHFADVHDIVAAEFHPKPQETAYRGFLARFGVDPAKAAMFEDLARNLEVPAQLGMRTVLVVPPGEAVSPADREAWEHEGRDGDHIDVVTDDLTAFLRSLA; encoded by the coding sequence ATGACCACGTCCTTCCGCACCGACTCCCCCGCGCGCGTCGATTTCGCCCATGTCGAGACCTGGGTGTTCGACCTCGACAACACGCTCTACCCGCCCGGGCTCGACCTGTGGCGGCAGATCGACATGCGCATGCGCAGCTACATCGCCGATTATCTCGGCCTGTCGCTGGACGACGCCTTCGCGCTGCAAAAGGGCTATTACCGCAAATACGGCACCTCGCTGCGCGGGCTGATGATCGAGCACGGCATGGACCCGGACCCGTTCCTCGCCAACGCCCACAAGATCGACCTGTCCTCCCTCGACCCCGCACCTGAGCTTGGCGAAGCACTCGGCGCGCTGCCCGGCCGCAAGCTGGTCTACACCAATGGCTCGCGCGGCCATGCCGAGCAGATCCTCAACAAGCTCGCCATTTCCGAGCACTTCGCCGATGTGCACGACATCGTTGCCGCCGAATTCCACCCCAAGCCGCAGGAGACCGCCTATCGCGGCTTCCTCGCCCGCTTCGGCGTGGACCCGGCCAAGGCGGCGATGTTCGAGGATCTCGCGCGCAACCTCGAAGTGCCCGCCCAGCTCGGCATGCGCACCGTGCTGGTGGTGCCGCCGGGCGAAGCCGTGAGCCCCGCCGACCGCGAGGCGTGGGAGCATGAAGGCCGCGACGGCGACCATATCGACGTGGTGACGGACGACCTGACCGCCTTCCTGCGCTCGCTCGCCTGA
- a CDS encoding porin, with amino-acid sequence MNRVMHLRRRGAHAVTGMGFALLALALAMALVLPARAETPPGVSASPAKTTSAAMPPAASPDPFCAAQGAGFVRLEGTQTCLKLGGYVQIDSTTQNGPAAGLPAARAPALQSR; translated from the coding sequence ATGAACCGGGTGATGCATCTGCGCCGCCGTGGAGCCCACGCCGTCACAGGGATGGGGTTCGCCCTTTTGGCGCTCGCCTTGGCGATGGCGCTCGTCCTGCCGGCGCGCGCCGAGACACCGCCCGGCGTATCGGCCTCCCCCGCCAAGACCACCAGCGCGGCTATGCCGCCCGCCGCGTCACCCGATCCGTTCTGCGCGGCGCAGGGGGCCGGCTTCGTGCGGCTGGAGGGCACACAGACCTGCCTGAAGCTCGGCGGCTATGTGCAGATCGACAGCACGACGCAGAACGGTCCCGCCGCGGGCCTTCCCGCCGCGCGCGCCCCGGCGCTCCAGTCGCGCTGA
- a CDS encoding NUDIX hydrolase, whose amino-acid sequence MVAVERPVLATSAAVFRAGRVLLARRGQRPSIGVWTLPGGRVEPGETLAAAAAREVMEEVGVACAIIGVAGAVDVILRADDGSLKAHYVVVSHAARWEAGEPAIGPEAAEVGWFEPEALPADITPGLGEIVAAAARLVAGAQSADAGARLTP is encoded by the coding sequence ATGGTTGCCGTCGAGCGTCCCGTCCTCGCCACCAGCGCCGCCGTGTTCCGCGCGGGGCGCGTGCTGCTGGCGCGGCGCGGCCAGCGCCCCTCCATCGGCGTGTGGACGCTGCCGGGTGGGCGGGTCGAGCCGGGCGAGACGCTGGCGGCGGCCGCCGCCCGCGAGGTGATGGAAGAAGTCGGCGTCGCCTGCGCGATCATCGGCGTTGCCGGGGCGGTGGACGTGATCCTGCGGGCGGACGACGGGAGCCTGAAGGCGCATTACGTCGTCGTCAGCCATGCCGCCCGCTGGGAGGCGGGCGAGCCCGCCATCGGGCCGGAAGCGGCGGAGGTCGGCTGGTTCGAGCCGGAGGCGCTGCCCGCCGACATCACGCCGGGCCTCGGGGAGATCGTCGCGGCGGCGGCCCGCCTCGTCGCCGGCGCGCAGAGCGCAGACGCCGGCGCCCGGCTCACCCCGTGA
- the dapE gene encoding succinyl-diaminopimelate desuccinylase, with amino-acid sequence MATTPNGHSEPVLHPPADPVEILRTLIRCPSVTPAEGGALAYLDALLSGAGFATHRVKLTAPDTPDIENLYARFGTRGPNLCFAGHTDVVPPGDPQQWRFPPFEGAIHDGLIYGRGAVDMKGGVAAFIAAGLDFARAHGNDPDNPALPGSISFLLTGDEEGPAINGTAKLLRWLADRDERLDHCVLGEPSSRAVLGDMVKIGRRGSLSCTLTVHGKQGHVGYPHLADNPIPGLITLLGALIAEPLDGGNAHFQASNLEIVSVDVGNPAFNVIPAQAQGRFNIRFNDLWTPQTLQAEIERRLTRAAGNSVRWSAAFEFRSSDSFLTAPGPFVDLVVESIAQTTGQRPELSTTGGTSDARFIKDYCPVIEFGLVGTTMHAVDEATPVDEVAALTRVYAGIIARYFAALGR; translated from the coding sequence ATGGCGACCACCCCGAATGGGCACTCCGAGCCGGTCCTCCACCCCCCCGCTGACCCCGTCGAGATCCTGCGCACCCTTATCCGTTGCCCGTCGGTCACCCCGGCGGAAGGCGGCGCGCTGGCCTATCTCGACGCGCTGCTCAGCGGCGCCGGCTTCGCCACGCACCGGGTGAAGCTCACCGCGCCCGACACGCCGGACATCGAGAATCTCTATGCCCGCTTCGGCACGCGCGGGCCCAATCTGTGCTTTGCCGGTCATACCGACGTGGTGCCGCCCGGTGATCCCCAGCAGTGGCGTTTCCCGCCCTTCGAGGGCGCGATCCATGACGGACTGATCTATGGCCGCGGCGCGGTGGACATGAAGGGCGGTGTCGCCGCCTTCATCGCCGCCGGGCTCGATTTCGCCCGCGCCCATGGCAATGACCCCGACAATCCCGCGCTGCCTGGCTCGATCTCCTTCCTGCTCACCGGCGATGAGGAAGGCCCGGCGATCAACGGCACGGCAAAGCTGCTGCGCTGGCTCGCCGACCGCGACGAGCGGCTCGACCATTGCGTGCTGGGCGAGCCCTCCTCGCGCGCCGTGCTCGGCGACATGGTGAAGATCGGCCGGCGCGGCTCGCTTTCCTGCACCCTTACCGTCCATGGCAAGCAGGGCCATGTCGGCTACCCGCATCTCGCCGATAACCCCATTCCCGGCCTCATCACCCTGCTCGGCGCGCTGATCGCCGAGCCGCTCGATGGCGGCAACGCGCATTTCCAGGCGTCGAACCTCGAAATCGTCTCGGTCGATGTCGGCAACCCCGCCTTCAACGTCATCCCGGCGCAGGCGCAGGGACGGTTCAATATCCGCTTCAACGATCTCTGGACGCCGCAGACGCTGCAGGCCGAGATCGAGCGGCGGCTGACCCGCGCTGCCGGCAACAGCGTGCGCTGGAGCGCGGCCTTCGAGTTCCGCTCGTCCGACAGCTTCCTCACCGCGCCCGGCCCCTTCGTCGATCTGGTGGTCGAATCGATTGCGCAGACCACCGGTCAGCGGCCCGAGCTTTCCACCACCGGCGGCACCTCGGATGCGCGCTTCATCAAGGATTATTGCCCGGTGATCGAGTTCGGCCTCGTCGGCACCACCATGCACGCGGTGGACGAGGCGACGCCGGTGGACGAGGTGGCGGCGCTGACGCGCGTCTATGCCGGCATCATCGCCCGCTATTTCGCCGCGCTCGGCCGCTGA
- the argB gene encoding acetylglutamate kinase: MTDITDDHAKARVLVQALPHMQRYDDAIIVVKYGGHAMGDEQVARDFAQDIVLLEQSGVNPVVVHGGGPQIGAMLAKLGIKSEFAAGLRITDKATVEIVEMVLAGSINKSLVGFINEAGGKALGLTGKDGNMVRATKVTRSVRDPDSNIEHEIDLGFVGEPSAVDTTVLDQILGRELIPVLAPVATGLEGGTFNVNADTFAGAIAGALGAKRLLLLTDVPGVLDRDKQLIKELTIAQARALIADGTISGGMIPKVETCIYALEQGVEGVVILDGKVPHSVLLELLTDHGAGTLITR; this comes from the coding sequence ATGACCGACATCACCGACGACCACGCCAAGGCCCGCGTCCTCGTCCAGGCGCTGCCGCACATGCAGCGCTATGACGACGCCATCATCGTCGTGAAGTATGGCGGCCACGCCATGGGCGACGAGCAGGTGGCACGCGACTTCGCGCAGGATATCGTCCTGCTCGAACAGTCGGGCGTGAACCCGGTGGTGGTGCATGGCGGCGGGCCGCAGATCGGCGCCATGCTGGCCAAGCTCGGCATCAAGTCGGAATTCGCCGCCGGGCTGCGCATCACCGACAAGGCCACCGTCGAGATCGTCGAGATGGTGCTGGCCGGCTCGATCAACAAATCGCTGGTGGGCTTCATCAACGAGGCCGGCGGCAAGGCGCTGGGCCTGACCGGCAAGGACGGCAACATGGTGCGCGCGACCAAGGTCACGCGCTCGGTGCGCGATCCCGATTCCAATATCGAGCATGAGATCGACCTCGGCTTTGTCGGCGAACCTTCCGCCGTCGACACCACCGTGCTCGACCAGATCCTCGGCCGGGAGCTGATCCCGGTGCTCGCCCCCGTCGCCACCGGCCTCGAGGGCGGCACGTTCAACGTCAATGCCGACACCTTCGCTGGCGCCATCGCCGGCGCGCTCGGCGCCAAGCGGCTGCTGCTGCTGACCGACGTGCCCGGCGTGCTCGACCGCGACAAGCAACTCATCAAGGAGCTGACCATCGCCCAGGCCCGCGCGCTCATCGCCGACGGCACGATTTCCGGCGGCATGATCCCGAAGGTCGAGACCTGCATCTACGCGCTGGAGCAGGGCGTGGAAGGGGTGGTGATCCTCGACGGCAAGGTGCCGCATTCGGTGCTGCTGGAGCTGCTCACCGACCACGGCGCCGGCACGCTGATCACGCGCTGA
- a CDS encoding GNAT family N-acetyltransferase, with protein sequence MPDCCAILDLRDAPGFAEIVAYRVWRAWWKDEGVPFAALKARLSESLGPSEAAIPTSFIACRGAEFLGTVALIASDVEERPGLTPWVAALWVEEPARAQGIGQALLTHASDVAFAAGHAGLYLCATAANAPYYARRGWKRIERDVDGVDIFMRERDDA encoded by the coding sequence ATGCCGGACTGCTGTGCCATCCTTGATTTGCGCGACGCGCCCGGCTTTGCCGAGATCGTGGCGTATCGGGTCTGGCGGGCGTGGTGGAAAGATGAGGGTGTGCCCTTCGCCGCGCTCAAGGCGCGGCTGAGCGAGAGCCTCGGCCCATCCGAGGCCGCGATTCCCACCAGCTTCATCGCCTGTCGGGGGGCAGAGTTCCTCGGAACGGTCGCGCTGATCGCCAGCGATGTCGAGGAGAGGCCGGGCCTCACGCCCTGGGTCGCCGCGCTGTGGGTCGAAGAGCCCGCGCGGGCGCAGGGTATCGGGCAGGCGCTGCTCACCCATGCGAGCGATGTCGCCTTCGCCGCCGGCCATGCCGGCCTGTATCTGTGCGCCACCGCCGCCAACGCGCCCTATTATGCGCGGCGCGGCTGGAAGCGGATCGAGCGAGATGTCGACGGCGTCGACATCTTCATGCGCGAACGCGACGACGCCTGA
- the dapD gene encoding 2,3,4,5-tetrahydropyridine-2,6-dicarboxylate N-succinyltransferase, with protein sequence MSSQLQSIIETAFENRAEVNFETGGEIRAAVNEALGLLDAGKARVAEQGANGDWTVNQWLKKAVLLSFRLNDMSVIPGGPGQAVWWDKVPSKFEGWGESEFRAAGFRAVPGAIVRRSAFIAPNVVLMPSFVNLGARVDSNSMVDTWATVGSCAQIGKNVHLSGGVGIGGVLEPLQAGPVIIEDDCFIGARSEVVEGVIVRRGSVLSMGVFISATTKIVDRATGAVFVGEVPPYSVVVPGSLPGKPLPNGQPGPSLYCAVIVKRVDEQTRSKTSINDLLRD encoded by the coding sequence ATGTCGAGCCAGCTTCAGAGCATCATCGAGACCGCCTTCGAGAACCGCGCCGAGGTCAATTTCGAGACCGGCGGCGAGATTCGCGCGGCCGTGAACGAGGCGCTGGGCCTGCTCGACGCCGGCAAGGCCCGCGTCGCCGAACAGGGCGCCAATGGCGACTGGACGGTGAACCAGTGGCTGAAGAAGGCGGTACTGCTCTCCTTCCGCCTCAACGACATGAGCGTCATTCCCGGCGGCCCCGGCCAGGCCGTATGGTGGGACAAGGTGCCCTCCAAGTTCGAGGGCTGGGGCGAGAGCGAATTCCGCGCGGCGGGCTTCCGCGCCGTGCCGGGCGCCATCGTGCGCCGCTCGGCCTTCATCGCGCCGAACGTCGTGCTCATGCCCTCCTTCGTCAATCTCGGCGCCCGCGTCGATTCCAACTCCATGGTCGACACCTGGGCGACGGTCGGCTCCTGCGCGCAGATCGGCAAGAATGTGCATCTGTCGGGCGGCGTCGGCATTGGTGGCGTGCTCGAGCCGCTGCAGGCCGGCCCGGTCATCATCGAGGATGACTGCTTCATCGGCGCGCGCTCGGAAGTGGTGGAAGGCGTGATCGTGCGCCGGGGCTCGGTGCTCTCCATGGGCGTGTTCATCTCCGCCACCACCAAGATCGTCGACCGCGCCACCGGCGCGGTCTTCGTCGGCGAGGTGCCGCCCTATTCCGTCGTGGTGCCCGGCTCGCTGCCCGGCAAGCCGCTGCCGAACGGCCAGCCCGGCCCCTCGCTCTACTGCGCGGTGATCGTCAAGCGCGTCGACGAGCAGACCCGCTCCAAGACCTCGATCAACGACCTGCTGCGCGATTGA